Proteins encoded together in one Actinomycetota bacterium window:
- a CDS encoding HAD hydrolase family protein, whose protein sequence is MSGEAAVVPGYFRAVALDYDGTLAEGPVDPRVLAALDDARERGLKIVLVTGRIFSELLEVFPGVERHVDAVVAENGAVLVCGPQHRCLCPPVALGLTEALASRGVAYRLGEVLLACSASSELEVMAEVRRLQLECELIRNRSELMVLPAGVTKGTGVDQALCELGISRHNTIGAGDAENDHSLIDATELGYAVANAVPALRAHADGVLGQADGAGVRELLSGAVLSGHERLPPSRWRINLGSAQDGSPVSLPASQINVLVAGDTGQGKSYLAGLIAEQLIALEYSLVVIDPEGDHRGLATHHAVTVVGGREAPLPAPNVLLEPIRHGYGSIVVDLSGLGADARASYLAGVPAEIEAERASCGLPQWVVLDEAHAALARGAPGAELLDPAGKGYCAVTWRPDELAGNVLASFDAVIGMASPHPSRGLVDVTAAVADVPRAVAARLLQQGRGHAVLAERHRPGQARVFAIRQRVTPHLRHEHKYCLVGVDAGRRFYFRDGADRLTGAVAGNLMELQGELDRCSEDVVRHHCPSHDFSNWVANVFRDQALAAELFAAESTMQADSPEAVVQAARIRLVTALRLRWPE, encoded by the coding sequence ATGAGCGGGGAAGCCGCCGTGGTGCCCGGCTACTTCCGCGCGGTCGCGCTTGACTACGACGGCACGCTGGCCGAAGGCCCGGTCGACCCGCGGGTGCTCGCCGCCCTGGACGACGCCCGCGAGCGAGGCTTGAAGATCGTGCTGGTCACCGGCCGGATCTTTTCCGAGTTGCTCGAGGTCTTTCCGGGCGTCGAGCGCCACGTCGATGCGGTGGTGGCGGAGAACGGCGCCGTGCTTGTCTGCGGCCCTCAGCACCGCTGCCTCTGCCCCCCGGTGGCTCTCGGCTTGACCGAGGCGCTGGCGTCGAGAGGCGTGGCCTACCGGCTCGGCGAGGTCCTGCTCGCCTGCTCCGCGTCCAGCGAGCTCGAGGTGATGGCGGAGGTCCGTCGCCTCCAGCTCGAATGCGAGCTGATCCGGAACCGGTCGGAGCTGATGGTGCTGCCGGCCGGGGTCACTAAAGGCACCGGGGTGGACCAAGCCCTGTGCGAGCTAGGGATCTCGCGCCACAACACTATCGGAGCCGGGGACGCCGAGAACGACCACTCGCTGATCGACGCAACCGAACTGGGCTACGCGGTGGCCAACGCGGTGCCCGCCCTGCGGGCGCACGCGGATGGGGTGCTGGGCCAGGCGGATGGGGCCGGAGTGAGAGAGTTGCTGTCGGGGGCGGTGCTTTCCGGGCACGAACGACTCCCGCCCAGCCGCTGGCGTATCAACCTCGGCAGCGCCCAGGACGGCTCGCCGGTCAGCCTCCCGGCATCCCAGATCAACGTGCTGGTCGCCGGTGACACTGGCCAGGGCAAGTCCTACCTCGCTGGCCTGATCGCCGAGCAGCTCATCGCGTTGGAGTACTCCCTCGTTGTGATCGATCCCGAGGGCGACCACCGCGGGCTTGCGACCCACCACGCGGTCACCGTGGTCGGAGGACGGGAGGCACCGCTTCCTGCGCCCAATGTGCTTCTCGAGCCCATCCGCCACGGCTACGGTTCCATCGTGGTGGACCTGTCCGGGCTCGGTGCCGACGCCCGGGCCAGCTACCTGGCTGGAGTTCCGGCTGAGATCGAGGCGGAGCGAGCGTCCTGTGGCCTCCCGCAGTGGGTGGTGCTGGACGAGGCGCACGCCGCCCTCGCCCGGGGCGCCCCGGGCGCCGAACTCCTGGACCCCGCCGGCAAAGGCTACTGCGCGGTCACCTGGCGTCCCGATGAGCTGGCCGGAAACGTCCTGGCGTCCTTCGACGCGGTGATCGGCATGGCAAGCCCCCACCCGTCGCGAGGGCTTGTCGATGTGACGGCGGCAGTGGCCGACGTTCCCCGGGCGGTGGCCGCCCGGCTGCTCCAACAGGGAAGGGGCCACGCGGTGCTCGCCGAACGCCACCGCCCCGGGCAGGCGCGCGTCTTTGCGATCCGGCAGCGAGTGACACCGCACCTGCGCCACGAGCACAAGTACTGCCTGGTCGGCGTCGATGCGGGGCGGCGCTTCTACTTCCGCGACGGCGCCGATCGGTTGACCGGGGCGGTGGCCGGGAACCTCATGGAGCTTCAGGGCGAGCTGGACCGCTGCAGCGAAGACGTAGTGCGGCACCACTGCCCGAGCCACGACTTCTCCAACTGGGTCGCCAACGTGTTCCGCGACCAGGCGCTGGCGGCGGAGCTCTTTGCGGCGGAGTCGACGATGCAGGCCGACAGCCCGGAGGCGGTGGTCCAAGCAGCCCGGATCCGCCTCGTGACTGCCCTGCGGCTTCGCTGGCCGGAGTGA
- a CDS encoding universal stress protein → MTGREIGNGQDRGGYRRFVGVIERGRVGSSGGQAAGRHAGRGGVGRPPCRWHPRLGRVSGTLLGSGSHAVVHHAPCPVTVVPTKPGHRDHR, encoded by the coding sequence ATGACGGGAAGGGAAATCGGCAATGGGCAGGATCGTGGTGGGTATCGACGGTTCGTCGGAGTCATTGAGCGCGGTCGAGTGGGCAGCTCAGGAGGCCAAGCTGCGGGGCGACACGCTGGTCGCGGCGGAGTGGGCAGACCTCCTTGTCGTTGGCACCCGAGGTTGGGGCGAGTTTCCGGGACGTTGCTGGGATCGGGCAGCCACGCCGTCGTGCACCACGCGCCCTGCCCGGTCACCGTCGTCCCCACCAAGCCTGGCCACCGGGACCACCGCTAG